In Xanthomonas theicola, a single genomic region encodes these proteins:
- a CDS encoding sigma-54-dependent transcriptional regulator, translating to MPCLLIIDDNPAVATALEVLFSLHDIDTVHADSPDAGLRRLADGDIDLVLQDMNFTADTTSGEEGVALFDAIRTRHPDLPVILLTAWTQLSSAVELVKAGAADYLAKPWDDRRLLTTVNNLLELSEAHRELEWRRDGERRHRQQLAQRYDLRGAVFADPASERAIALACQVARSELPVLITGPNGSGKEKIAEIIQANSPMRQGPFVALNCGAIPAELIEAELFGAEAGAYTGANKVREGKFAAADGGTLFLDEIGNLSLAGQMKLLRVLETGRFERLGSNRERQVKVRVISATNADLTAMIRDGAFREDLYYRLNAVELSLPALAERPGDILPLAEHFLSGAKALSAGAVQALQRHAWPGNVRELRNVVQRAELLAGGRQIEAADLNLPKPAAPRPAAGAEPDRERIVAVLGRANGVIAQAAAELGMSRQALYRRMDRYGIPRE from the coding sequence ATGCCCTGCCTGCTGATCATCGACGACAACCCGGCTGTCGCCACCGCGCTGGAAGTGCTGTTCTCCCTGCACGACATCGACACCGTGCATGCGGACAGCCCGGACGCCGGGCTGCGGCGCCTGGCCGACGGCGACATCGACTTGGTGCTGCAGGACATGAACTTCACCGCCGACACCACCTCCGGCGAGGAGGGCGTGGCGCTGTTCGACGCGATCCGCACACGCCATCCCGACCTGCCGGTGATCCTGCTGACCGCCTGGACCCAGCTCAGCAGCGCGGTGGAACTGGTCAAGGCCGGCGCCGCCGACTACCTGGCCAAGCCATGGGACGACCGCAGGTTGCTGACCACGGTCAACAACCTGCTGGAACTGTCCGAGGCCCACCGCGAACTGGAGTGGCGCCGCGACGGCGAACGCCGCCACCGCCAGCAGCTGGCGCAGCGCTACGACCTGCGCGGCGCGGTGTTCGCCGACCCGGCCAGCGAGCGCGCCATCGCCCTGGCCTGCCAGGTCGCGCGCTCGGAACTGCCGGTGCTGATCACCGGCCCCAACGGCAGCGGCAAGGAGAAGATCGCCGAGATCATCCAGGCCAATTCGCCGATGCGGCAGGGCCCGTTCGTGGCGCTGAACTGCGGCGCGATTCCGGCCGAACTGATCGAGGCCGAACTGTTCGGCGCCGAGGCCGGCGCCTACACCGGCGCCAACAAGGTGCGCGAAGGCAAGTTCGCGGCCGCCGACGGCGGCACCCTGTTCCTGGACGAGATCGGCAACCTGTCGCTGGCCGGGCAGATGAAGCTGCTGCGCGTGCTGGAGACCGGGCGCTTCGAACGGCTGGGATCCAACCGCGAGCGCCAGGTCAAGGTGCGGGTGATCAGCGCCACCAACGCGGACCTGACCGCGATGATCCGCGACGGCGCCTTCCGCGAGGACCTGTACTACCGGCTCAACGCGGTGGAGCTGTCGCTGCCGGCGCTGGCCGAGCGGCCCGGCGACATCCTGCCACTGGCCGAGCACTTCCTGTCCGGCGCCAAGGCGCTGTCGGCCGGGGCCGTGCAGGCGCTGCAGCGGCATGCCTGGCCCGGCAACGTGCGCGAGCTGCGCAACGTCGTCCAGCGCGCCGAACTGCTGGCCGGCGGCCGCCAGATCGAGGCCGCCGACCTCAACCTGCCCAAGCCCGCGGCGCCGCGCCCGGCCGCCGGCGCCGAACCGGACCGCGAGCGCATCGTCGCGGTGCTGGGCCGCGCCAATGGCGTCATCGCCCAGGCCGCCGCCGAGCTGGGCATGAGCCGGCAGGCGCTGTACCGGCGCATGGACCGCTACGGAATCCCGCGCGAATGA
- a CDS encoding ABC transporter permease, giving the protein MDIRPILSTLQRHKTAAGLIVLEIALSCAVVSNARFLIGNRLERMQRPSGIDEAHLIAVKANAVARRDDAMAVTRTDLEALRAIPGVRSAAIVNMLPFGSSSWDSGIKLAPDQQDSTANAPNYMLGEDGLRTLGLNVVEGRDFNADEYVNTDGVSHDALRFPAVILSRALAQRLFPDDHAVGKSLYVFGAPPHRVVGVVERLVKPRDRGSDGGYDESMIFPGRASYAGGTYLLNVADPAQRETVLDAAKRKLSARGPVRIFKSKQNTTLELMRERYYRPDRAMAWLLAGVSMVLLLVTALGIVGLASFWVQQRTKQIGIRRALGATRGQILRYFQTENFLLASAGILLGMVLAYAINLWLMGKYELPRLPLSYLPFGAVSLWLLGQLAVLGPARRAAAVPPAVATRSA; this is encoded by the coding sequence ATGGACATCCGTCCCATTCTCAGCACCCTCCAGCGCCACAAGACCGCCGCCGGACTGATCGTGCTGGAGATCGCGCTGAGCTGCGCCGTCGTCAGCAACGCGCGGTTCCTGATCGGCAATCGGCTCGAACGCATGCAGCGCCCCTCCGGCATCGACGAAGCGCACCTGATCGCGGTCAAGGCCAACGCCGTGGCCCGCCGCGACGACGCCATGGCGGTCACGCGCACGGACCTGGAGGCGCTGCGCGCCATCCCCGGCGTGCGCTCGGCCGCCATCGTCAACATGCTGCCGTTCGGCAGTTCGAGCTGGGACAGCGGCATCAAGCTCGCCCCCGACCAACAGGACAGCACGGCGAACGCACCGAACTACATGCTGGGCGAGGACGGGCTGCGCACGCTGGGCCTGAACGTGGTCGAGGGCCGCGACTTCAACGCCGACGAATACGTGAACACCGACGGCGTCAGCCACGATGCGTTGCGGTTTCCCGCGGTCATCCTCAGCCGTGCGCTGGCGCAGCGCCTGTTCCCGGACGATCACGCCGTCGGCAAATCGCTCTACGTCTTCGGCGCCCCCCCGCACCGCGTGGTCGGCGTGGTGGAACGGCTGGTGAAGCCGCGCGACCGCGGCAGCGACGGCGGTTACGACGAATCGATGATCTTTCCGGGCCGCGCCAGCTACGCCGGCGGCACTTACCTGCTCAACGTGGCCGACCCGGCCCAGCGCGAAACGGTGCTGGATGCGGCCAAGCGCAAGCTGAGCGCTCGCGGTCCGGTGCGCATCTTCAAATCGAAACAGAACACGACCCTGGAGCTCATGCGCGAACGCTACTACCGTCCCGACCGGGCCATGGCCTGGCTGCTGGCAGGGGTGAGCATGGTCCTGCTGCTGGTGACGGCGCTGGGCATCGTCGGCTTGGCGAGCTTCTGGGTGCAGCAACGCACCAAGCAGATCGGCATCCGCCGTGCGCTCGGCGCCACCCGTGGGCAGATCCTGCGCTACTTCCAGACCGAGAACTTCCTGCTGGCCAGCGCCGGCATCCTGCTCGGCATGGTGTTGGCGTACGCGATCAACCTGTGGCTGATGGGCAAGTATGAACTGCCACGGCTGCCGCTGTCCTACCTGCCGTTCGGTGCGGTCAGCCTGTGGCTGCTCGGCCAGCTCGCCGTGCTGGGGCCGGCGCGGCGCGCCGCGGCGGTGCCCCCGGCCGTCGCGACGCGCAGTGCCTGA
- a CDS encoding ABC transporter permease produces the protein MLGYYSMLALRSFRRSKVLTALMVLSIAVGIGASMTTLTVFHGLSSDPIPGKSERLFYVQTDPRPLASYRAGEEPSPQMTRYDAEILLAQKRGTRQAIMSAGAVAIEPDNGTQPPFIAEARYASADFFAMFSVPFAQGRSWSAADDGAHARVAVITQALAQELYGTASAIGRTLTIEGGSLRIIGVIDGWNPNPRFYDLTNQQYGEVEDVFIPFSTSRDLRLPASGSLSCWGGSPADDPEGDFARNAPCAWLQYWVELETPQQAADYRSYLSNYASQQRAAGRYARPPNVRLYDVRAWLDHNRVVPEDVNLQMWLALAVLGICLVNTVGLLLAKFLRRSGEIGVRRALGATGRAVFLQCLVEAGAIGLAGGLLGLLLAALGLWLVRQQPVAYAPLAHLDGQMLVSTFALSIAASLLAGLLPCWRAMRIAPAIQLKTQ, from the coding sequence ATGCTCGGCTACTACTCCATGCTCGCCTTGCGCAGCTTCCGTCGCAGCAAAGTGCTGACCGCGCTGATGGTGCTGTCCATCGCGGTCGGTATCGGCGCGTCGATGACCACGCTGACCGTGTTCCATGGGCTGTCCAGCGATCCCATCCCCGGCAAGAGCGAGCGCCTGTTCTACGTGCAGACCGACCCGCGCCCGCTGGCCAGCTACCGCGCCGGCGAGGAACCGTCGCCGCAAATGACCCGCTACGACGCCGAAATCCTGCTGGCGCAGAAGCGCGGCACGCGGCAAGCGATCATGTCCGCCGGTGCCGTGGCGATCGAGCCGGACAACGGCACGCAGCCGCCGTTCATCGCCGAGGCGCGCTATGCCTCGGCCGACTTCTTCGCGATGTTCTCGGTCCCCTTCGCGCAGGGCCGCAGCTGGAGCGCGGCGGACGACGGCGCCCACGCGCGCGTGGCCGTGATCACCCAAGCGCTGGCGCAGGAACTCTATGGGACCGCGTCGGCGATCGGCAGGACCTTGACGATCGAGGGCGGCAGCCTGCGCATCATCGGCGTGATCGACGGCTGGAATCCCAATCCGCGCTTCTACGATCTCACCAACCAGCAGTACGGCGAGGTCGAGGATGTCTTCATTCCGTTCTCCACCTCGCGCGATCTGCGTCTGCCCGCCAGCGGCAGCCTGAGCTGCTGGGGCGGCTCCCCGGCCGACGACCCCGAAGGCGACTTCGCCCGCAACGCGCCCTGCGCCTGGCTGCAGTACTGGGTGGAACTGGAGACGCCGCAACAGGCGGCCGACTACCGCAGCTACCTGTCCAACTACGCCAGCCAGCAACGCGCGGCCGGCCGCTATGCGCGCCCGCCGAATGTGCGGCTGTACGACGTCCGCGCCTGGCTGGACCACAACCGGGTGGTGCCCGAGGACGTCAACCTGCAGATGTGGCTGGCCCTGGCGGTGCTCGGCATTTGCCTGGTCAACACCGTCGGCCTGCTGCTGGCCAAGTTCCTGCGCCGCAGCGGCGAGATCGGCGTGCGCCGCGCGCTGGGCGCGACGGGGCGCGCCGTCTTCCTGCAGTGCCTGGTCGAGGCAGGAGCGATCGGCCTGGCCGGCGGCCTGCTCGGATTGCTGCTGGCCGCGCTCGGCCTGTGGCTGGTGCGCCAGCAACCGGTCGCCTACGCGCCATTGGCGCACCTGGACGGGCAGATGCTGGTGAGCACGTTCGCGCTGTCGATCGCCGCCAGCCTGCTGGCCGGACTGCTGCCGTGCTGGCGCGCGATGCGGATCGCGCCCGCCATCCAGCTGAAGACCCAGTAG
- a CDS encoding ABC transporter permease — protein sequence MDIRPILSTLRRHKTAAALIVLEIALACAIVCNALFLIGNRIQTLHRPSGIAEPELVTISLGGIGPQANAAARTREDLAALRAVPGVRAATVTNQVPFVHSSWNGGVRLTPEQERPTLNAAQYMAEESTLRTFGLQLAAGRDFDPDEYRDREDAEKDDPARKQQGAAVILNQATADKLFPDHDALGKRLYMGDTPFRVVGIVRQLARPWASAGNDQLDYAMLLPARVAYTDGLYVLRVADPARRQEVLAAATAALMKVDSSRLVLKQQTYTEIRDDFFQADRAMVWLLGAVCVALLVVTALGIVGLASFWVQQRTKQIGIRRALGATRGQILRYFQTENFLLASTGIVLGMLLAYAINQWLMGKYELPRLPLYYLPFGALTLWLLGQVAVFAPARRAAAVPPAVATRSN from the coding sequence ATGGACATCCGCCCCATCCTTTCCACCCTGCGCCGGCACAAGACCGCCGCCGCGCTGATCGTGCTGGAGATCGCGCTGGCCTGCGCGATCGTGTGCAACGCGCTGTTCCTGATCGGCAACCGCATCCAGACCCTGCACCGGCCCAGCGGCATCGCCGAACCGGAACTGGTCACGATCAGCCTCGGCGGCATCGGCCCGCAGGCCAATGCCGCCGCGCGCACGCGCGAGGACCTGGCCGCGCTGCGCGCGGTGCCGGGCGTGCGCGCGGCGACCGTCACCAACCAGGTGCCGTTCGTGCACTCTTCCTGGAACGGCGGCGTCCGCCTGACCCCCGAGCAGGAACGGCCGACCCTCAATGCGGCGCAGTACATGGCCGAGGAAAGCACGTTGCGCACGTTCGGCCTGCAACTGGCGGCCGGGCGCGACTTCGATCCGGACGAATATCGGGATCGGGAAGACGCAGAAAAGGACGACCCCGCGCGCAAGCAGCAGGGCGCCGCCGTCATCCTCAACCAGGCCACCGCCGACAAGCTGTTTCCCGACCACGACGCACTGGGCAAGCGCCTCTACATGGGCGACACGCCGTTCCGCGTGGTCGGCATCGTGCGCCAACTGGCGCGGCCCTGGGCATCGGCCGGCAACGATCAACTGGACTACGCGATGCTGCTGCCGGCACGCGTGGCCTACACCGACGGCCTGTACGTGCTGCGGGTCGCCGACCCGGCACGGCGCCAGGAAGTTCTGGCGGCGGCGACCGCCGCGCTGATGAAGGTGGACAGCAGCCGCCTGGTGCTCAAGCAGCAGACCTACACCGAGATCCGCGACGACTTCTTCCAGGCCGATCGGGCGATGGTGTGGCTGCTGGGCGCGGTGTGCGTCGCGCTGCTGGTGGTGACCGCGCTGGGCATCGTCGGCCTGGCCAGTTTCTGGGTGCAGCAGCGCACCAAGCAGATCGGCATCCGCCGCGCGCTGGGCGCCACACGTGGGCAGATCCTGCGCTACTTCCAGACCGAGAACTTCCTGCTGGCCAGCACCGGCATCGTGCTCGGCATGCTGCTGGCCTACGCGATCAACCAGTGGCTGATGGGCAAGTACGAACTGCCGCGGCTGCCGCTGTACTACCTGCCGTTCGGCGCGCTCACCCTGTGGCTGCTCGGCCAGGTCGCGGTGTTCGCGCCGGCGCGCCGCGCCGCGGCGGTGCCGCCGGCGGTGGCCACGCGCTCGAACTGA
- a CDS encoding ABC transporter permease translates to MFGYYVLLALRSFRRNKVLTALMVLAIALGIGASMTTLTVFYVLSGDPIPQKSDRLFYVQVDPQPKAGYQPGEEPDMQNARFDAETLLREKRAKRQAMMSGGSAAIEPLKSGLKPFKLEMRFTSADFFPMFQTPFLYGHGWSASEDDRHERVVVIGRKLNEKLFDGANSLGRELRIDKNTFRIVGVLDAWEANPRFYDITNSYGADEQAYLPFSVAMDLKLDPNGNMNCFGNRSTADQTALNAPCLWVQYWVELESPAQAGDYKTYLDNYSQQQRAAGRFERPPNTRLRNVMQWLDHNQVVPGDVRLQLWLALGFLLVCLLNTVGLLLAKFLRRSGEIGVRRALGAARAAIFAQCLVEAGSIGLAGGIAGLGLAQLGLWAVRQQPADYARLAHLDASMLALTFALALAASLLAGLLPSWRAVQVAPALQLKSS, encoded by the coding sequence ATGTTCGGCTATTACGTCCTCCTCGCCTTGCGCAGCTTCCGCCGCAACAAGGTGCTCACTGCGCTGATGGTGCTGGCCATCGCGCTGGGCATCGGCGCCAGCATGACCACGCTGACCGTCTTCTACGTGCTCTCCGGCGATCCGATCCCGCAAAAGAGCGACCGGCTGTTCTACGTGCAGGTCGATCCGCAGCCCAAGGCCGGCTACCAGCCTGGCGAGGAACCGGACATGCAGAACGCCCGCTTCGATGCCGAAACGCTGCTGCGCGAGAAACGGGCCAAGCGGCAGGCGATGATGAGCGGCGGGTCGGCGGCGATCGAGCCGCTCAAGAGCGGCCTGAAGCCGTTCAAGTTGGAAATGCGCTTCACCTCCGCGGACTTCTTCCCGATGTTCCAGACGCCGTTCCTGTACGGGCACGGCTGGTCGGCCAGCGAGGACGACCGCCACGAACGGGTCGTGGTGATCGGCAGGAAGCTCAACGAAAAGCTATTCGATGGTGCCAACAGCCTGGGCCGCGAGCTGCGCATCGACAAGAACACCTTCCGCATCGTCGGCGTGCTCGACGCCTGGGAAGCCAATCCGCGCTTCTACGACATCACCAACAGCTACGGCGCCGACGAACAGGCCTACCTGCCCTTCAGCGTGGCGATGGACCTGAAGCTGGACCCCAACGGCAACATGAACTGCTTCGGCAACCGCAGCACGGCCGACCAGACCGCGCTCAACGCTCCCTGCCTCTGGGTCCAATATTGGGTCGAACTGGAAAGCCCGGCGCAGGCCGGCGACTACAAGACCTATCTCGACAACTACTCGCAGCAGCAGCGCGCCGCCGGCCGCTTCGAGCGCCCGCCCAATACCCGCCTGCGCAACGTGATGCAATGGCTGGACCACAACCAGGTGGTGCCCGGCGACGTGCGCCTGCAGCTGTGGCTGGCGCTGGGCTTCCTGTTGGTGTGCCTGCTGAACACCGTGGGCCTGTTGCTGGCCAAGTTCCTGCGCCGCAGCGGCGAGATCGGCGTGCGCCGCGCGCTCGGCGCCGCGCGCGCCGCCATTTTCGCGCAGTGCCTGGTCGAGGCCGGCAGTATCGGCCTGGCCGGCGGCATCGCCGGGCTGGGATTGGCGCAGCTCGGCCTGTGGGCGGTGCGCCAGCAGCCGGCCGACTACGCCAGGCTCGCGCATCTGGACGCCAGCATGCTGGCGCTGACCTTCGCGCTGGCCCTGGCCGCCAGCCTGCTGGCGGGCCTGCTGCCGTCCTGGCGCGCGGTCCAGGTCGCGCCGGCGCTGCAGCTCAAATCCTCCTGA
- a CDS encoding ABC transporter permease — protein MQIIPILRALCRHRIAATLIALEVALACAVLCNAFFLIGNRLDLMQLDSGVDEAALGLVSLSGCDGCNDADLNARALDAVRRIPGVRAAGAINTVPFAPAVANSGICLDQACTQVGGVPHFYMAGPDAVAALGLKPDSGRAFNDADYQPIAHFAPAAADVWITRTLANHLWPGQDPLGREVWAGGHYRVVGTLPHLARPDPGRSEDGAIGSDWSVLIPVREASQSGVYVLRADPRELPRIVEQARTAVARAAPEAVLDTEYSRPLNELRQRYFQSDRAMAKLLVAVIAAMLLVTALGIVGLASFWVQQRTRQIGIRRALGATRRDILQHFQTENLLIVGAGVVLGMLLAYAGNVLLMRFFELERLPASYLPAGAALLCALGQFAVLGPALRAAAVPPATATRSA, from the coding sequence ATGCAGATCATCCCCATCCTGCGCGCCCTGTGCCGCCACCGGATCGCCGCGACGCTGATCGCGCTGGAGGTCGCGCTGGCCTGCGCGGTGCTGTGCAATGCCTTCTTCCTGATCGGCAACCGGCTGGATCTGATGCAGCTGGACAGCGGCGTCGACGAAGCCGCGCTGGGACTGGTGTCCCTGTCCGGCTGCGACGGCTGCAACGATGCCGATCTCAATGCACGCGCGCTCGATGCCGTGCGCCGCATTCCCGGTGTGCGCGCGGCAGGTGCCATCAATACCGTGCCGTTCGCTCCAGCGGTCGCCAACAGCGGCATTTGCCTGGATCAGGCCTGCACCCAGGTCGGCGGCGTGCCGCACTTCTACATGGCCGGCCCGGACGCCGTTGCCGCCCTGGGCCTCAAGCCCGACAGCGGCCGCGCGTTCAACGACGCCGACTACCAGCCGATCGCGCACTTCGCCCCGGCCGCGGCCGACGTGTGGATCACCCGTACCCTGGCCAACCATCTGTGGCCGGGCCAGGACCCGCTGGGCCGGGAAGTCTGGGCCGGCGGCCACTATCGCGTGGTCGGCACCCTGCCGCACCTGGCCCGGCCCGATCCCGGCCGCAGCGAGGATGGCGCGATCGGCAGCGACTGGTCGGTGCTCATCCCGGTGCGCGAGGCGTCGCAGTCCGGCGTCTACGTGCTGCGCGCCGATCCGCGCGAGCTGCCGCGCATCGTCGAACAGGCGCGCACCGCGGTGGCGCGCGCCGCGCCCGAGGCGGTCCTGGACACCGAGTACAGCAGGCCGTTGAACGAACTGCGCCAGCGTTACTTCCAGAGCGACCGGGCCATGGCCAAGCTGCTGGTGGCGGTCATCGCCGCAATGCTGCTGGTGACCGCACTGGGCATCGTCGGACTGGCCAGTTTCTGGGTACAGCAACGCACCCGGCAAATCGGCATCCGCCGCGCGCTCGGCGCCACCCGCCGCGACATCCTGCAGCACTTCCAGACCGAGAACCTGCTCATCGTCGGCGCCGGCGTGGTGTTGGGCATGCTGCTGGCCTACGCCGGCAACGTCCTGCTGATGCGCTTCTTCGAACTGGAGCGGCTGCCGGCGAGCTACCTGCCCGCCGGCGCGGCGCTGCTGTGCGCGCTCGGCCAGTTCGCCGTCCTCGGCCCGGCCCTGCGCGCCGCCGCCGTCCCACCCGCCACCGCCACCCGCAGCGCCTGA
- a CDS encoding ABC transporter permease gives MFAYHLNLALRSLRRSPVLTALMVLAIAVGIGAAMTTLTVMRLLSGDPLPGRSQRIFYPQLDPRPAGSAGRQPFDKLDYPTAMDLWKSGRADRQAVVAESQIKLRAPEREGPAFMAQMLSTQADFFPMFQVPFAYGGGWRARDDQDHARVAVISADLNNRLFEGRNSVGRRLLVRGNAVRIVGVLAPWRPSPQFYTLAGGSFAHGDTGSFYGKPQDVFAPLSTSLEINDGHIQPWTCFGTPAQPLDLRSAPCVWVQLWVQLDTPAKRADYRRLLADYAAQQQAAGRIARKDTARLLSLPQWLDHNRVVPGDVRLQSWLAVAFLGLCLFNSIGLLLAKFLRRGGEIGVRRALGASRRAIFAQCLTEASVIGLIGGVGGWLLTLLGLWSVRQQPAAYADLARLDLSAFAGTFVLAVGCSVAAGLFPALRASRIAPALQLKSL, from the coding sequence ATGTTCGCCTATCACCTCAATCTGGCGCTGCGCAGCCTGCGCCGCAGCCCGGTGCTGACCGCGCTGATGGTGCTGGCCATCGCCGTCGGCATCGGCGCGGCGATGACCACGCTGACGGTGATGCGGCTGCTGTCCGGCGATCCGCTGCCCGGGCGCAGCCAGCGCATCTTCTACCCGCAGCTGGATCCGCGCCCCGCCGGCAGCGCCGGCCGGCAGCCGTTCGACAAGCTCGACTACCCCACCGCGATGGACCTGTGGAAGAGCGGGCGCGCCGATCGCCAGGCCGTGGTGGCCGAGAGCCAGATCAAGCTGCGCGCGCCCGAACGCGAGGGCCCGGCGTTCATGGCGCAGATGCTGTCCACGCAGGCCGATTTCTTTCCGATGTTCCAGGTGCCGTTCGCCTACGGCGGCGGCTGGCGTGCGCGGGACGACCAGGACCACGCCCGGGTGGCGGTGATCTCGGCCGATCTCAACAACAGATTGTTCGAGGGCCGCAACAGCGTCGGCCGCCGCCTGCTGGTGCGCGGCAACGCGGTGCGCATCGTCGGCGTGCTGGCGCCCTGGCGGCCGTCGCCGCAGTTCTACACGCTGGCCGGCGGCAGCTTCGCCCATGGCGATACCGGCAGCTTCTATGGCAAGCCGCAGGACGTGTTCGCGCCGCTGTCCACCAGCCTGGAAATCAACGACGGCCACATCCAGCCGTGGACCTGCTTCGGCACGCCGGCCCAGCCGCTGGATCTGCGCAGCGCACCGTGCGTGTGGGTGCAGCTGTGGGTGCAGCTGGACACGCCGGCCAAGCGGGCCGACTACCGCCGCCTGCTGGCCGATTACGCCGCCCAGCAACAGGCGGCCGGACGCATCGCCCGCAAGGACACGGCACGGCTGCTGTCCCTGCCGCAGTGGCTGGACCACAACCGGGTCGTGCCTGGCGACGTGCGGCTGCAGAGCTGGCTGGCGGTGGCGTTTCTGGGCTTGTGCCTGTTCAACAGCATCGGCCTGCTGCTGGCCAAGTTCCTGCGCCGCGGCGGCGAGATCGGCGTGCGCCGCGCGCTGGGCGCGTCCAGGCGCGCGATCTTCGCCCAGTGCCTGACCGAAGCCAGCGTGATCGGGTTGATCGGCGGCGTCGGCGGATGGCTGCTGACCCTGCTGGGCCTGTGGAGCGTGCGCCAGCAGCCAGCCGCCTACGCCGACCTGGCGCGTCTGGACCTGTCGGCGTTTGCCGGCACCTTCGTGCTGGCCGTCGGCTGCAGCGTGGCGGCCGGCCTGTTCCCGGCCTTGCGCGCCAGCCGGATCGCGCCGGCGCTGCAGCTCAAGAGCCTGTGA
- a CDS encoding ABC transporter permease, whose translation MTPLRPYLAPLRRQRLMPLLVVAQTALACAILANMLFLLWQKLGPMLVPDGLPRNELVLVDQLVSNKGSWNAAQVRAGAEALRAIPGVKAVSPTIGLPMSSTLTMTGRVTGPQATETVSLFTGDTLLDALGLQLSSGRDFSAQERKDIDLGAPDVPGQTEAVIITDALARHMFGNRPALGGVLTGKDPKDPARFVVVGTVKHLLRYQIDELDDGKAEFSMVTAGKVTGVPILTYAVRAAPEQRQAVIAQIPQRLKHVLGPDMMEGIDMRVSDYESQRDARLKPRRAAIWLFGTVSAVVATITLIGIASLSGFWIQQRTRQIGIRRALGATRGQVLRHFQVENLLVTGSGIALGMPLAYAANLWLLSHYALPRLPAVYLPIGLVALLLLGQLAVLAPARRAAAIPPAVATRSA comes from the coding sequence ATGACGCCGCTACGCCCCTATCTCGCCCCTCTGCGCCGACAGCGACTGATGCCGTTGCTGGTGGTCGCGCAGACTGCGCTGGCCTGCGCCATCCTGGCCAACATGCTGTTCCTGCTGTGGCAGAAGCTGGGGCCGATGCTGGTCCCGGATGGATTGCCGCGCAACGAGCTGGTCCTGGTCGATCAACTGGTGAGCAACAAGGGAAGCTGGAACGCCGCGCAGGTGCGCGCCGGCGCCGAAGCGTTGCGTGCGATCCCCGGCGTCAAGGCGGTGTCGCCGACGATCGGCCTGCCCATGAGTTCCACGCTGACGATGACCGGGCGCGTCACCGGTCCGCAAGCGACCGAAACGGTGAGTCTGTTCACCGGCGACACGCTGCTCGACGCGCTCGGCCTGCAACTGAGCAGCGGCCGCGACTTCAGTGCGCAGGAGCGCAAGGACATCGATCTCGGCGCGCCCGACGTGCCCGGCCAGACCGAAGCGGTCATCATCACCGACGCGCTGGCGCGGCACATGTTCGGCAACCGGCCGGCACTGGGCGGCGTGCTGACTGGCAAGGACCCCAAGGACCCCGCGCGCTTCGTCGTGGTCGGGACGGTCAAGCACCTGCTGCGCTACCAGATCGACGAACTGGACGATGGCAAGGCCGAGTTCTCGATGGTGACGGCCGGCAAGGTGACCGGCGTGCCGATCCTGACCTACGCGGTCCGGGCCGCCCCCGAGCAGCGCCAGGCGGTGATCGCGCAGATCCCGCAGCGGCTCAAGCATGTCCTCGGCCCCGACATGATGGAAGGCATCGACATGCGCGTGAGCGACTACGAGTCGCAGCGCGACGCGCGGCTCAAGCCGCGCCGTGCCGCCATCTGGCTGTTCGGCACGGTGAGCGCCGTGGTCGCGACGATCACCCTGATCGGCATCGCCAGCCTCAGCGGCTTCTGGATCCAGCAACGCACCCGCCAGATCGGCATCCGCCGCGCGCTCGGGGCCACGCGCGGCCAGGTCCTGCGCCATTTCCAGGTCGAGAACCTGCTGGTCACCGGCAGCGGCATCGCGCTGGGCATGCCGCTGGCCTACGCCGCCAACCTGTGGCTGCTGTCGCACTACGCGCTGCCGCGGCTGCCGGCCGTCTATCTGCCGATCGGTCTGGTCGCACTGTTGCTGCTCGGCCAGCTCGCGGTGCTGGCGCCGGCGCGCCGCGCCGCCGCGATCCCACCCGCCGTCGCCACCCGCAGCGCCTGA